In Penaeus monodon isolate SGIC_2016 chromosome 15, NSTDA_Pmon_1, whole genome shotgun sequence, a genomic segment contains:
- the LOC119581710 gene encoding RCC1 and BTB domain-containing protein 1-like, giving the protein MELDKWPIFSLLKPEFIEKMRMACVFGSLGNEAVIVTKDDDVYALGFNGSGCLGVGDQNSTMEPRKIEPLCQKKVKGK; this is encoded by the exons ATGGAGCTGGACAAGTGGCCCATTTTCAGCCTCCTGAAGCCGGAGTTCATTGAGAAGATGAGGATGGCCTGTGTCttcg GCAGCCTAGGCAACGAAGCCGTCATAGTAACCAAAGACGATGATGTTTATGCCCTTGGGTTCAACGGCTCAGGATGTCTTGGGGTCGGAGATCAGAACAGCACCATGGAACCCCGTAAGATTGAACCCCTTTGCCAGAAAAAAGTCAAAGGTAAGTGA